The Oceanidesulfovibrio indonesiensis genome contains a region encoding:
- a CDS encoding DUF362 domain-containing protein — translation MCNSSEGGDVVRIDCAAYVDDAEKYESAVIQALDGIGARAFFAAQERVLLKPNLVNASSFPVTTPVALVRAVLRYACAAGAGKVVVAEGCGDAQLETPEVFARLGYEAMAREEGVELVDLNHASCTILEDGSRAVHRTMELPEIVFTHAVVSLPVLKAHSLSDFTGTLKNMMGLLPPSRYGAGAGGFKKSRFHGQLQESISDLAAYRTPDLTVMDATVGLSQYHLGGPECDPPVGRLLASFDALALDRTAAGFLGLDWRRIGHLR, via the coding sequence ATGTGTAATTCATCAGAAGGCGGCGATGTCGTCCGGATCGACTGCGCAGCGTACGTCGACGATGCGGAAAAGTACGAATCCGCCGTAATCCAGGCGCTCGACGGCATCGGAGCCCGCGCGTTCTTCGCAGCGCAGGAGCGGGTGCTGCTCAAGCCGAATCTCGTCAACGCCTCTTCGTTTCCGGTCACCACGCCGGTTGCCCTGGTGCGCGCGGTGCTGCGCTACGCCTGCGCCGCCGGGGCCGGGAAGGTGGTGGTGGCCGAGGGCTGCGGCGATGCGCAGCTGGAAACGCCGGAAGTATTCGCCCGGCTCGGATACGAAGCCATGGCCCGCGAGGAGGGCGTGGAACTCGTTGACCTGAACCACGCATCATGCACGATTCTGGAAGACGGATCACGCGCAGTGCACCGCACCATGGAGTTGCCGGAGATCGTCTTCACCCACGCGGTGGTCTCGCTGCCGGTGCTCAAGGCGCATTCGCTCTCCGACTTCACCGGCACGCTGAAGAACATGATGGGGCTGCTGCCGCCCTCACGGTACGGCGCTGGCGCAGGCGGGTTCAAGAAGTCTCGCTTCCACGGGCAGTTGCAGGAATCCATCAGCGATCTCGCCGCTTATCGCACGCCGGACCTCACGGTGATGGACGCCACGGTGGGTCTTTCGCAGTACCATCTGGGCGGCCCGGAGTGCGACCCGCCCGTAGGCAGGCTGCTCGCGTCCTTCGATGCCCTGGCCCTGGACCGCACGGCCGCTGGATTCCTCGGCCTGGACTGGCGCAGGATCGGCCACCTGCGCTGA
- a CDS encoding M1 family metallopeptidase, producing the protein MARIIPSHFIRCVFSSRAVLCAAALLVYALAGPRPGAAAGTHELDITLHPDEARLTGVADLDVSRYSGTRAWVLLAPEAAISAMRVDGRGARYERNGNRVAVAIPKNASTLHVEYACRFDDPVEEQPASMDNPGFGVMASISEKGAFLLPGSGWYPGLPEHGAHYALTLRAPRGVYAVTTGKLLGHEDEGDASISRWDAWSPDDRLPLAAGKWIVQRSDDGPVPVVTYFSSKLAPLAGRYLDAASRHIAFFQELHGEYPFPQFAVVENFFPTGYGFPGFTLLGGRVLALPFIPETSLKHEVAHCWWGNGVLVDWEQGNWCEGLTSYVADYLSKEREGPEEALEYRLNTLRRYSLVAPPELDFPLTEFGSRTSPATQAVGYGKAMYVFHMLRTRVGDEAFWQALRDIYADHLFETISWDTFRETFAAPNLLGPEGAERFFAQWVERPGAASFRLEATRTEQGGGWRVEAGVAQREPAYDLTVPVVVRTRGGEEAAVVALSEQTLRDAVAISTQDEPVRVVADPDAQIFRRLAPDEVPATVDRLRGSSNLVAVVARSLPEEARRLAEWVLISLNQREAMILSEAEAERSLPENDVLFLGMPGSPGLRALVQATPAGSMYLESGTLPGIDVPGGADTVFFVDKRPLVQGDAPVTAVLALRDGAGLDHMAPTARKLMHYGTYGCLIFETGEALAKGRWDVRNSPVTVRFEE; encoded by the coding sequence ATGGCTCGAATCATACCCTCCCACTTCATTCGCTGTGTTTTCTCCTCCCGCGCCGTCCTGTGCGCCGCTGCCTTGCTCGTATACGCGTTGGCCGGGCCGAGGCCTGGCGCCGCGGCAGGCACGCATGAACTCGATATTACGCTCCATCCGGACGAAGCGCGTCTGACCGGCGTGGCTGACCTGGACGTCTCGCGCTATTCCGGGACGCGGGCCTGGGTGCTGCTCGCCCCGGAGGCCGCGATCTCGGCCATGCGGGTGGATGGTAGGGGTGCGCGGTACGAGCGCAATGGCAACAGGGTAGCAGTGGCCATTCCCAAGAACGCATCCACGCTGCACGTCGAGTACGCCTGCCGCTTCGATGATCCGGTGGAGGAGCAGCCCGCCTCCATGGACAATCCGGGTTTCGGCGTCATGGCCTCCATCTCGGAGAAGGGCGCGTTCCTGCTGCCGGGCAGTGGCTGGTACCCCGGCCTTCCGGAGCACGGCGCGCATTACGCGCTCACGCTGCGTGCGCCGCGCGGCGTCTATGCTGTGACCACGGGAAAACTTCTGGGGCATGAGGACGAGGGCGACGCAAGCATCTCGCGGTGGGATGCGTGGTCGCCGGACGACAGGCTGCCCCTGGCCGCAGGAAAGTGGATCGTGCAGCGCTCGGACGACGGTCCGGTCCCGGTCGTCACGTATTTCTCAAGCAAGCTCGCGCCGCTGGCGGGCCGATATCTGGACGCCGCGTCCCGGCACATCGCTTTTTTCCAGGAGCTGCACGGCGAGTATCCCTTCCCGCAATTCGCCGTGGTCGAGAACTTTTTTCCCACGGGATACGGCTTTCCGGGGTTCACGCTGCTGGGCGGACGCGTGCTGGCCCTGCCGTTCATTCCGGAGACGAGCCTCAAGCACGAGGTCGCCCACTGCTGGTGGGGCAACGGAGTGCTCGTGGATTGGGAGCAGGGCAACTGGTGTGAAGGTCTGACCAGCTATGTGGCCGACTATCTGAGCAAGGAACGCGAGGGACCGGAGGAGGCCCTGGAGTATCGGCTCAACACGCTGCGGCGCTACAGCCTGGTGGCGCCGCCGGAGCTCGATTTTCCGCTCACGGAGTTTGGTTCGCGCACCAGCCCGGCCACCCAGGCCGTGGGCTACGGCAAGGCCATGTACGTGTTCCACATGCTGCGCACGCGCGTGGGGGACGAAGCCTTCTGGCAGGCGCTGCGCGACATCTACGCCGACCATCTATTCGAAACCATCTCCTGGGACACCTTCCGGGAGACTTTCGCCGCCCCGAATTTGCTGGGACCCGAAGGGGCGGAGCGGTTCTTCGCCCAGTGGGTGGAGCGTCCGGGGGCCGCGTCTTTCCGGCTGGAGGCGACCCGCACGGAGCAAGGCGGCGGCTGGCGTGTAGAAGCGGGCGTGGCGCAGCGCGAGCCGGCATACGACCTGACGGTTCCTGTCGTGGTCCGGACCAGAGGTGGGGAAGAGGCCGCCGTGGTCGCGCTGTCGGAACAGACGCTTCGGGACGCAGTCGCCATCAGCACGCAGGACGAACCGGTCCGGGTGGTTGCCGATCCTGACGCGCAGATTTTTCGCCGGCTGGCGCCGGATGAGGTGCCGGCCACGGTGGACAGGCTCAGAGGATCGAGCAACCTCGTGGCCGTGGTTGCTCGATCCTTGCCCGAAGAGGCGCGCCGGCTGGCGGAATGGGTGCTGATTTCGCTGAACCAGCGCGAGGCGATGATCCTCAGCGAAGCCGAAGCGGAACGGTCCTTGCCGGAAAACGATGTGCTGTTCCTCGGCATGCCGGGGTCGCCCGGGTTGCGGGCGTTGGTTCAGGCAACGCCGGCCGGGTCGATGTATCTGGAGTCCGGGACCCTCCCCGGAATCGATGTGCCCGGCGGGGCGGATACCGTTTTCTTCGTTGACAAGCGGCCACTGGTGCAGGGTGATGCGCCGGTCACCGCAGTGCTCGCCCTGCGCGATGGTGCGGGGCTCGATCATATGGCTCCGACGGCCCGCAAGCTCATGCACTACGGCACATACGGGTGTCTAATTTTCGAGACAGGAGAGGCCCTGGCCAAGGGGCGCTGGGACGTGCGCAATTCGCCCGTGACAGTCCGATTCGAGGAATGA
- a CDS encoding ChaN family lipoprotein has translation MRLKQHIMAALAFVLVCAGGAYAQQEWRFTLWDVAAEQEQSIADAVPDLALARIVYVGESHDQLSHHLGQLEVIRALRRAGHDIAVGLEMFERREQESLDAWLAGDMDERAFMSVFRRNWGDMWPLYRAIFVYCRDESIPMVGLNVPRSVTRKVAREGFESLTQEEIGMLPPIACNVTPQYEAFLRRVVGAHGRDESEFRRFCEAQLVWDTAMAVHALEYLENHPATSMVVLTGAVHAWRPAMPLQVWRQKPSTAQRIILPRIEGRLDIGAVDTEDCDYLMFGVEE, from the coding sequence ATGCGATTGAAGCAACACATAATGGCGGCGCTGGCGTTCGTCCTTGTATGCGCAGGCGGCGCGTACGCTCAGCAGGAGTGGAGGTTCACGCTGTGGGATGTGGCTGCCGAACAGGAACAGTCGATAGCGGATGCCGTGCCTGACCTGGCCTTGGCCAGGATCGTGTATGTGGGCGAGTCGCACGATCAGCTCTCGCACCATCTGGGCCAGCTGGAGGTTATCCGCGCCCTCAGGCGCGCAGGTCACGACATCGCCGTGGGGCTGGAGATGTTCGAACGTCGCGAGCAGGAATCCCTGGACGCCTGGCTTGCCGGCGACATGGACGAACGCGCCTTCATGTCCGTGTTCCGCCGCAACTGGGGGGACATGTGGCCGCTGTATCGGGCGATATTCGTCTACTGTCGCGACGAGTCCATTCCCATGGTGGGCCTCAACGTGCCTCGTAGCGTGACGCGCAAAGTGGCGCGGGAAGGGTTCGAGTCCCTGACACAAGAGGAAATAGGGATGCTCCCGCCTATTGCCTGCAACGTGACGCCTCAATACGAGGCGTTCCTGCGGCGGGTCGTGGGCGCGCACGGCCGGGACGAGTCGGAATTTCGCCGGTTCTGCGAGGCGCAGCTCGTGTGGGATACGGCCATGGCCGTTCACGCTCTGGAGTATCTGGAAAACCACCCGGCAACATCCATGGTGGTGCTTACCGGTGCTGTGCATGCCTGGCGACCCGCCATGCCGTTGCAGGTCTGGAGGCAGAAACCGTCCACGGCGCAGCGTATAATTCTGCCGCGCATCGAAGGGCGGTTGGATATAGGCGCTGTCGATACCGAGGATTGCGACTATCTCATGTTCGGCGTGGAAGAGTAG
- a CDS encoding outer membrane beta-barrel protein — protein sequence MVVFRFRAVIILVAAVMLVGFLSASDAHAEKKYHVSQDFQVEPTVGGYWIFHNDVDAYLAYGLTFDYYFNEFWGLEVEALALEFFMNSELDSGQKNFFRTYETIPTSIVSVLAPASAGYTNAQRSLLTEYITALNSSAMPVPKRDEQISGYNFTIGPRFNFFPTEMGGLFLAMGVGAAFTDQEVPYSGQTSFFSFKTEIGQDLRITDHFSFLIRMGYRHLGGFDSKQLGGVGGSVGLGYTF from the coding sequence ATGGTGGTTTTTCGTTTCCGTGCAGTAATCATACTCGTGGCTGCGGTGATGCTGGTCGGCTTCCTGTCGGCTTCGGATGCACACGCCGAGAAGAAGTACCACGTCTCGCAGGATTTTCAGGTCGAGCCCACTGTCGGCGGGTATTGGATATTTCACAATGATGTGGACGCATATCTGGCATACGGACTTACGTTCGACTATTATTTCAACGAGTTCTGGGGTCTTGAGGTTGAAGCGTTGGCCCTGGAGTTCTTCATGAACTCCGAACTCGACAGCGGCCAGAAGAACTTTTTCCGAACGTACGAAACGATTCCCACATCGATTGTTTCTGTGTTGGCGCCGGCAAGCGCAGGATATACGAATGCTCAACGCAGCCTGTTAACCGAGTACATCACCGCGCTCAACTCATCCGCCATGCCCGTGCCGAAGCGCGACGAACAGATTTCCGGCTACAACTTCACCATAGGGCCCCGGTTCAACTTTTTCCCGACCGAGATGGGCGGGCTTTTCCTCGCCATGGGCGTAGGCGCCGCGTTCACCGATCAGGAAGTCCCCTACAGCGGCCAGACCAGCTTCTTCAGTTTCAAGACGGAAATCGGCCAGGACCTGCGGATCACCGATCACTTTTCCTTCCTTATCCGCATGGGCTACCGGCACCTGGGCGGGTTCGACTCCAAACAGCTTGGCGGCGTGGGCGGATCGGTCGGACTTGGCTATACTTTCTGA
- a CDS encoding 1-phosphofructokinase family hexose kinase — MNDFRSIVTLTLNPAIDKSADVESVAPEDKLRCSRPSYDPGGGGINVTRALAKLGGDSTAVYQKGGPMGDMLELLLEKENVRGVPVVTENWTRENFVAYETSTGDQYRFGMPGPEFLENEWQGVLDMFQEANGVDILVASGSLPPRVPGDFYARLARVARSKGMRFVVDTSGAALEHALDEGAFLVKPNLRELKILTGREDVEEFVEEAASDLVREGKAEVVAVSLGAAGLMLATKHGTARIPAPTVKVRSKVGAGDSTVAGMVLGFHRGMEPLEAAQLGAACGAAAVMTPGTELCRHEDAFRLFEKLKKRMET, encoded by the coding sequence TTGAACGATTTCAGATCCATAGTGACTCTGACTTTGAACCCCGCCATCGACAAAAGCGCAGATGTTGAAAGCGTGGCGCCCGAGGACAAGCTCCGCTGCAGTCGGCCATCCTACGATCCGGGCGGCGGCGGCATCAACGTCACCCGCGCGCTGGCCAAGCTGGGCGGCGATTCCACGGCCGTCTATCAGAAAGGCGGTCCCATGGGCGACATGCTCGAACTGCTTTTGGAGAAGGAGAACGTCCGCGGCGTTCCCGTGGTCACGGAAAACTGGACTCGGGAGAACTTCGTTGCTTACGAGACGTCCACCGGGGATCAGTACCGATTCGGCATGCCGGGACCGGAATTTCTGGAAAACGAATGGCAGGGAGTCCTCGACATGTTCCAGGAAGCCAACGGCGTGGACATCCTCGTGGCCAGCGGCAGCCTGCCTCCAAGAGTGCCCGGAGACTTCTACGCCCGGCTCGCCCGCGTGGCCAGGAGCAAGGGCATGCGCTTCGTGGTGGACACCTCCGGCGCAGCCCTTGAACACGCCCTGGACGAAGGCGCGTTCCTGGTCAAACCGAATCTGCGCGAACTCAAAATCCTGACCGGGCGCGAGGATGTGGAAGAATTTGTGGAGGAGGCTGCGTCCGACCTTGTGCGGGAAGGCAAGGCCGAGGTCGTGGCGGTCTCACTCGGCGCCGCCGGGCTCATGCTTGCCACGAAGCACGGCACGGCTCGCATTCCGGCGCCCACTGTCAAGGTGCGCAGCAAGGTCGGCGCGGGAGATTCCACGGTAGCCGGCATGGTCCTCGGGTTCCATCGCGGCATGGAGCCGCTCGAGGCCGCGCAGTTGGGCGCGGCGTGCGGCGCTGCAGCGGTCATGACTCCCGGCACCGAACTCTGTCGGCACGAAGACGCCTTCCGGCTGTTCGAAAAGCTCAAAAAGAGAATGGAAACATAG
- a CDS encoding TraR/DksA family transcriptional regulator: MEIDTIRQKLDERFRFVREEEDRLRALRAELQEKLMEPAERGQQEQELSQINSEIENLENESVKLREALARADAGSYGMCSSCGRNIESTRLDAIPWTELCIDCAQAQETGA; encoded by the coding sequence TTGGAAATCGATACCATTCGCCAAAAGCTCGACGAGCGGTTCCGGTTCGTCAGGGAAGAAGAGGACCGGTTGCGCGCTTTGCGGGCTGAACTGCAGGAGAAGCTCATGGAGCCGGCGGAGCGTGGCCAGCAGGAACAGGAACTCAGTCAGATAAATTCAGAGATCGAGAACCTGGAGAATGAGAGTGTAAAGCTTCGCGAAGCCCTGGCCCGGGCCGATGCAGGGTCGTATGGCATGTGCAGTTCATGCGGCAGAAACATCGAGTCCACGCGGTTGGACGCCATACCCTGGACCGAACTGTGCATCGACTGCGCGCAGGCGCAGGAAACAGGAGCATAG
- a CDS encoding Nif11 family protein, whose translation MSQTELDRFLVDLGNYPHLQQELVDAGADAFHLARIAEENGYDLSEDEIAELQRRSHGEEEM comes from the coding sequence ATGAGCCAAACCGAACTCGATCGCTTCCTGGTGGATCTGGGCAATTACCCCCATCTGCAACAAGAGCTTGTGGACGCCGGGGCCGATGCGTTCCATCTGGCGCGCATCGCCGAGGAGAACGGCTACGACCTCTCGGAAGATGAGATCGCGGAATTGCAGCGGCGCTCCCACGGCGAAGAAGAAATGTAG
- a CDS encoding NAD(P)/FAD-dependent oxidoreductase — translation MSDPKAGAILQRDKTTYAIKPRTPLGVIDPDTLERIARVVREYDIPAVKITSAQRLMLLGIREEDLGPIKEALGPVGELCKNYVQACPGTDWCSFGMTDAMGMGARLDSMIFGRNFPAKVKIGVSGCNFNCGESRYRDVGLIGTPRGWTVLVGGNGGKRPRLADVLAKGLSDDEAEKLVGAFLDLYAAEASVRHRTSLYVQKCGIEAIREKLGAPATE, via the coding sequence ATGAGCGATCCGAAAGCCGGCGCCATCCTGCAGCGCGACAAGACCACATACGCCATCAAGCCCCGCACGCCGCTGGGCGTCATCGATCCCGACACCCTGGAGCGTATCGCCCGCGTGGTGCGCGAATACGATATCCCGGCCGTCAAGATCACCTCGGCGCAGCGGCTCATGCTGCTGGGCATCCGGGAGGAAGACCTCGGACCCATCAAGGAAGCTCTTGGGCCTGTGGGTGAGTTATGCAAGAACTACGTGCAGGCCTGCCCGGGCACGGACTGGTGCAGCTTCGGCATGACCGACGCCATGGGCATGGGCGCGCGTCTGGACAGCATGATCTTTGGCCGCAACTTTCCGGCCAAGGTCAAAATCGGCGTCTCGGGCTGCAACTTCAACTGCGGCGAGAGCCGCTACCGGGATGTAGGACTCATAGGAACGCCCCGAGGATGGACCGTGCTCGTGGGAGGCAACGGCGGCAAGCGGCCGCGGCTGGCCGACGTTCTGGCCAAAGGGCTGAGCGACGACGAGGCGGAAAAACTTGTCGGAGCGTTTCTGGACCTTTACGCAGCGGAGGCTTCGGTGCGACACCGTACTTCGCTGTACGTGCAGAAATGCGGCATCGAAGCGATCCGCGAAAAGCTCGGCGCGCCAGCGACCGAATAA
- a CDS encoding amidohydrolase family protein: MIDEPRPAASPAAGDATAAPAAHVNSFIDVHTHSFHPKIAHKVLAQLEGHYRISPVGSGLLEDLISAETAAGIGRMVVHSAATSPAQVIPANNWAIDLLKQAPRRIEPFGTIHPGYENWRDELDRLERAGIRGLKIHPDFQGFRLDDPQLLVIMEAAAERFVFMVHVGDRLPPAENPSCPYKLLAIHEALPKARIIAAHLGGYLHWRWALETIIGREVYIDTSSSLAYIDQLTLEAIFRRHPREFILFGSDWPLHDPGSEIGRLQSRLGLPDAEVAEILANGSRLLPPRGSS, encoded by the coding sequence ATGATTGACGAACCCAGGCCCGCCGCCTCCCCCGCGGCGGGCGACGCCACCGCGGCCCCGGCCGCACACGTCAACAGTTTCATCGATGTACACACCCATTCCTTTCACCCCAAGATCGCCCACAAGGTCCTGGCGCAACTGGAGGGCCACTATCGCATATCGCCCGTGGGCTCCGGCCTGCTGGAGGACCTTATCTCTGCGGAGACGGCCGCCGGCATAGGCCGCATGGTGGTGCACAGCGCAGCGACATCCCCTGCCCAGGTCATCCCGGCCAACAACTGGGCTATCGATCTATTGAAGCAGGCACCTCGGCGCATCGAGCCCTTCGGCACCATCCACCCTGGATACGAGAACTGGCGGGACGAACTCGACAGGCTGGAGCGGGCCGGCATCCGTGGCCTGAAGATCCACCCGGACTTCCAGGGCTTCCGGCTGGACGACCCCCAGCTTCTGGTAATCATGGAAGCTGCGGCCGAGCGGTTCGTATTCATGGTCCACGTTGGCGACAGGCTGCCCCCGGCGGAGAATCCTTCCTGCCCGTACAAGCTGCTCGCCATCCACGAGGCGCTGCCCAAAGCGCGCATCATCGCGGCGCACCTCGGCGGCTACCTGCACTGGCGCTGGGCGCTGGAGACCATCATAGGCCGCGAGGTGTACATCGATACATCGAGCTCCCTCGCATACATCGACCAGCTCACGCTGGAGGCGATATTCCGCCGTCATCCGCGCGAATTCATCCTCTTCGGCAGCGACTGGCCGTTGCATGATCCCGGCTCGGAAATCGGGCGGCTCCAGTCGCGCCTTGGCTTGCCGGATGCGGAGGTAGCGGAGATCCTCGCCAACGGCAGCAGACTGCTGCCGCCGCGCGGATCGAGTTGA
- a CDS encoding acyl-CoA thioesterase: protein MSTEEAPFPTPECWHPHRVSYGETDTMGLAYYGEYMHFFERARSAFIRERGMSYAEVERKGVLLPVREACCRYRHPARYDDLIWIRAGVGEWSRVSITFVYEVWDEPKSQLLATGHTQHACVGPDFKLVRVPEWLKEMFQDD, encoded by the coding sequence ATGAGCACCGAGGAAGCCCCCTTCCCCACGCCGGAATGCTGGCACCCGCACCGCGTGTCCTACGGCGAGACCGACACCATGGGGCTGGCCTACTACGGCGAATACATGCACTTTTTCGAGCGGGCGCGTAGCGCCTTCATCCGCGAGCGCGGCATGAGCTACGCCGAGGTGGAGCGCAAAGGCGTGCTGCTCCCTGTGCGCGAGGCATGCTGCCGGTATCGGCATCCGGCCCGCTACGACGACCTCATCTGGATACGCGCCGGCGTCGGCGAGTGGTCCCGTGTTTCCATAACCTTTGTCTACGAAGTCTGGGACGAACCAAAATCGCAGCTCCTTGCCACGGGCCACACCCAGCATGCCTGCGTGGGTCCGGACTTCAAGCTCGTTCGCGTGCCTGAATGGCTCAAGGAGATGTTCCAAGATGATTGA
- a CDS encoding cofactor-independent phosphoglycerate mutase gives MADAPRTFLFLVGDGMGDWPLDELGGKTVLEAARTPHMDRLASLGLTGLCRTVPDSMPPGSDVANMALMGFDPVVHHTGRGPIEAAAQGLELDQDDLVFRLNLVTVSEFSAHGAMRDYSAGHIDTAEATTLLDMIAGKLADQLGDEFTIFPGVQYRHLLVAKGAADGPLEDLFIHPPHDILDKSIKADVEAYAEHPELHALLAKAANLLAAPENTTKANALWPWGQGRPLTLPPFSKTYGVRGAVISAVDLVKGLGRAAGMDVLEVEGVTGLLDTNYEGKVQAALDFIDGGGEFVFLHVEAPDECGHGGNAAEKIEAIERFDARVVGPLMDALWERNAAFLVGCDHFTPVVERTHTKDPVPFALAWKDCETPSGVAGYSEVQAATTGLMIDPGFELLGWALAEAGLRSRKK, from the coding sequence ATGGCAGACGCTCCCCGCACGTTTCTTTTCCTGGTTGGCGACGGCATGGGCGACTGGCCCCTGGACGAACTCGGCGGCAAGACCGTGCTCGAAGCGGCCAGGACACCGCATATGGACCGTCTGGCCAGCCTCGGCCTGACCGGCCTGTGCCGCACCGTGCCGGACTCCATGCCCCCCGGCTCCGACGTGGCCAACATGGCGCTCATGGGTTTTGATCCAGTGGTGCACCACACCGGACGCGGCCCCATCGAAGCTGCGGCGCAAGGACTGGAGCTGGACCAGGACGATCTCGTCTTCCGGCTCAACCTCGTTACGGTCTCGGAGTTCTCGGCCCATGGCGCGATGCGCGACTACTCCGCCGGCCACATCGACACTGCCGAGGCCACAACCCTCCTGGACATGATTGCCGGCAAACTCGCGGACCAACTGGGAGACGAGTTCACGATATTCCCCGGCGTGCAGTACCGCCATCTGCTCGTGGCCAAGGGCGCGGCCGACGGTCCGCTGGAGGACCTTTTCATCCACCCGCCCCACGACATTCTGGACAAGTCCATCAAAGCGGATGTGGAAGCCTATGCCGAACACCCGGAGCTGCACGCCCTGCTCGCCAAGGCAGCGAACCTGCTCGCTGCGCCGGAGAACACAACCAAGGCCAACGCGCTCTGGCCTTGGGGACAGGGCCGGCCGCTCACTCTGCCGCCGTTCAGCAAGACCTACGGCGTGCGCGGCGCAGTGATCTCCGCCGTGGACCTGGTCAAGGGCCTTGGCCGTGCAGCCGGCATGGACGTGCTGGAAGTGGAGGGCGTCACCGGCCTGCTGGACACCAACTACGAGGGCAAGGTCCAGGCCGCGCTCGACTTCATCGACGGCGGCGGCGAGTTCGTCTTTCTGCACGTGGAAGCGCCGGACGAATGCGGCCATGGCGGCAACGCCGCGGAGAAGATCGAGGCCATCGAACGTTTCGACGCCCGGGTGGTGGGCCCGCTGATGGATGCGCTGTGGGAGCGTAACGCCGCCTTCCTCGTGGGATGCGACCACTTCACCCCGGTTGTGGAGCGCACCCACACCAAGGACCCTGTCCCCTTCGCCCTGGCCTGGAAGGACTGCGAGACGCCTTCCGGCGTGGCCGGATATTCCGAAGTCCAGGCTGCTACCACTGGTTTGATGATCGATCCCGGTTTCGAGCTCCTTGGCTGGGCCCTGGCCGAAGCCGGTTTACGGAGCAGGAAGAAATGA
- a CDS encoding homoserine dehydrogenase, with protein MKQDKPLVIGMAGLGTVGSGVARLLEDNAESIAKRAGRPVKLKSVVVRSMDKERVGAAKDAEYTTDLLAPANDPEVDVVLELIGGTTAARDLIVAALENGKHVVTANKALLAEHGDEIFPLARRKNLHLGFEASVAGGIPILQPIRDTLAANELFSVMGILNGTANFILTQMSRQCMPFDEALAQAQEKGYAEADPTLDIEGIDAAHKLVLLVQLAFGLNYPLEKLRIWGISRVTPMDIAFARQMGYEIKLLGTARKVDGKVTAGVYPALVPSHFLLAKVEGSYNAVRLEGNAGPVMLYGYGAGDLPTASAVLADVIAIARNCEPNNLGFPGMEFPTDADILDLDEAVSEHFLRFIVPDRPGVLRDIAGVLASHDISIAQVIQKGEDTGAGVPLVLQTHEASAREIHTAMDEVEKLDITLDRTMHYRIL; from the coding sequence GTGAAACAGGATAAACCCCTCGTCATCGGCATGGCCGGTCTGGGCACGGTGGGCTCGGGCGTGGCGCGTCTGCTGGAGGACAACGCGGAATCCATCGCCAAACGCGCCGGACGTCCCGTCAAGCTTAAGAGCGTGGTCGTGCGGAGTATGGACAAAGAGCGCGTGGGCGCAGCAAAGGACGCCGAGTACACCACCGACCTGCTTGCGCCGGCCAACGATCCCGAGGTGGACGTAGTTCTCGAGCTCATCGGCGGCACCACGGCTGCGCGCGACCTCATTGTCGCGGCGCTGGAGAACGGCAAGCACGTGGTCACGGCGAACAAGGCCCTGCTCGCCGAGCACGGGGACGAGATATTTCCACTGGCCAGGCGCAAGAACCTGCATCTGGGGTTCGAAGCCAGCGTGGCCGGGGGCATTCCCATCCTCCAGCCCATCAGGGACACCCTGGCCGCCAACGAGCTGTTCTCGGTGATGGGCATCCTCAACGGCACGGCCAACTTCATACTCACCCAGATGTCCCGGCAGTGCATGCCCTTTGACGAAGCCCTGGCCCAGGCTCAGGAGAAGGGCTACGCCGAGGCCGACCCGACCCTGGACATCGAGGGCATAGACGCAGCGCACAAACTCGTGCTGCTCGTCCAGCTCGCCTTCGGCCTCAACTACCCGCTGGAAAAGCTTCGCATCTGGGGCATCTCGCGCGTCACGCCCATGGACATCGCCTTCGCCCGGCAGATGGGATACGAGATCAAGCTGCTCGGCACCGCGCGCAAGGTGGACGGCAAGGTCACGGCCGGCGTGTATCCGGCGCTGGTGCCGTCGCATTTCCTGCTCGCCAAGGTGGAGGGCTCCTACAACGCCGTCCGGCTGGAGGGCAACGCCGGTCCGGTGATGCTCTACGGCTACGGCGCGGGCGACCTGCCCACCGCATCCGCCGTGCTTGCCGACGTTATCGCCATCGCGCGGAACTGCGAGCCGAACAACCTCGGCTTTCCGGGCATGGAGTTTCCGACGGACGCGGACATTCTGGACCTGGACGAAGCCGTGTCCGAGCATTTTCTGCGGTTCATCGTGCCGGACAGGCCGGGCGTGCTGCGCGACATCGCAGGAGTGCTCGCCTCGCACGACATCTCCATCGCCCAGGTTATCCAGAAGGGCGAGGATACGGGCGCCGGAGTCCCCCTCGTGCTGCAGACGCACGAGGCCTCGGCCCGCGAAATACACACCGCCATGGACGAGGTGGAGAAGCTGGACATCACCCTCGACAGGACCATGCACTACCGTATCCTTTAG